A single window of Catharus ustulatus isolate bCatUst1 chromosome 38, bCatUst1.pri.v2, whole genome shotgun sequence DNA harbors:
- the PSMB5 gene encoding proteasome subunit beta type-5 — protein MAVASSHLVYITPRMRSRHFALFLSVTPLTKMAAARPPFCGRRLPLTRPRSKMALASVLRSELPEFNKSLIKFNKIFPEDSEAIPEIVRDPPGPPRVLAAPPWGVEAAPEGPGFQMLHGTTTLAFKSPAGVTVAVDSRATAGSYIASQSVLKVLPINARILGTMAGGAADCSFWQRLVARQCRVQELRNKEPVSVAAASKLLANLVYQYKGMGLSLGTMVCGWDKRGPALYYVDSEGQRVAGRAFAVGSGSSYAYGVLDRGLAGAAATAEAACALARRAIYQAARRDAYSGGRVRVFHVGPQGWREESADDVAALQERYGE, from the exons ATGGCGGTGGCGTCTTCACATCTTGTTTACATCACACCGCGCATGCGCAGCCGCCATTTCGCGCTTTTTTTGTCGGTCACGCCCTTAACAAAGATGGCGGCCGCGCGGCCGCCATTTTGCGGGCGCCGCCTTCCCCTCACCCGCCCCCGATCCAAGATGGCGCTGGCCAGCGTCCTCCGCTCGGAGCTGCCGGAATTTAATAaatctttaattaaatttaataaaatttttccaGAAGATTCCGAGGCGATTCCAGAAATCGTGAGGGATCCTCCGGGTCCTCCGCGGGTTTTGGCGGCGCCGCCTTGGGGAGTTGAGGCCGCACCGGAGGGGCCCGGCTTTCAGATGCTTCACGGTACAACCACCTTGGCCTTTAAG tcCCCCGCGGGCGTGACCGTCGCCGTCGACTCCCGCGCCACGGCCGGCTCCTACATCGCCTCCCAATCCGTCCTCAAGGTTCTCCCGATCAACGCGCGCATCCTGGGCACCATGGCGGGCGGCGCCGCCGACTGCTCCTTCTGGCAGCGCCTGGTGGCGCGGCAGTGCCGCGTGCAGGAGCTGCGCAACAAGGAGCCGGTGTCGGTGGCCGCCGCCTCCAAGCTGCTGGCCAACCTGGTGTACCAGTACAAGGGCatggggctcagcctgggcaccATGGTGTGCGGCTGGGACAAGCGCGGGCCCG ccctgtACTACGTGGACAGCGAGGGCCAGCGCGTGGCCGGCCGGGCGTTCGCCGTGGGCTCGGGCTCCTCCTACGCCTACGGGGTGCTGGACCGGGGGCTGGCGGGCGCGGCGGCCACGGCGGAGGCGGCGTGCGCGCTGGCGCGGCGCGCGATCTACCAGGCGGCGCGGCGCGACGCGTACTCGGGGGGGAGGGTGCGAGTTTTTCACGTGGGGCCACAGGGGTGGAGGGAGGAGTCGGCCGACGACGTCGCCGCGCTGCAGGAGAGGTACGGGGAgtga